The DNA window CTGGCGCTCTGCGCCACAGCCTCGGCCAATCGATCGAGCAGCTGCTCGCGAAAGGCGCCGTGGTAGCTGTCGACGATGGTGCCTTGAAAACCGTCGGGAACGAAGCGCTGGTCTGGCCGCACATTGTGGATGTACGCGTGCTCGCCCACCCGATGGTAGGCCTGGGCGTCGCCGTAGCGATCGTCACCGAGCTCATGCAGCCGCGCCTTCGGGAAGGTCGCCTGGAGCTGGGCCAGCACCTCGGTCTTGTAGTTGCCCTGAACCTCAGCCTGATCTTCCGCCGAAGGGTGCAGGTTTTCGGCGGTGTAGCGGGGGTGATCGAGGAGGATGCCCGCCGGGAGCTGCTTCAGGAACGCCTCGTTCACCGCGTGCAGCTGCGCGGGTGCCGCCGACAGGTAGACGATGGGCACCCCGAGCGCCGCCACCCCTTCGAGGAGCTCGCGCGCGCCCGGCAGGGGAGGCTGCACCTCTCCTCGCAGGAGCGCGCCGGCCTTGGTGGCGCGCAGCGTGTCATCGATGTCGGTGACGAAGATGGGGCCATCGTAGTCGGTGGGCAGCGCCAGCACCCGCGCGGAGGCGGGCGCGAGGTCACCGTGACGGGCCTGCAAGGCAATGGGCCCGGAGAGGCTTCCTGCCGACAGCGACGGCAGGTCGGTCAGCGCGAGGCGCTGCTCGCCCTGCGGGTTTGTGGTGGACGCCGACGAGATCGACGACGCGCCCGCCGAGAAGGTGACCTGCTCACCCGCAACTCCACGCGCGGCCACGCGGGACAGCGTGCGCAACTTGTCGAGGCCGGGGGCCTTGTGGCGCAGCCGTGCGCCGGGAGGGTGGCCATGCACGGCCTCTCCGCTCTTCGGGTCGTAGGCGACGAAGCCGTCAACTCCCTCGAGGAACCAGTGCCGCTCTCGCGCGGCGTGGGACGCGGGGAGGGTTGCCTCACGCGGGGCCGAGACGTCAGGTTCTGCGGCCCGCCGAGATGCCGTCGAGTCGAGCGAACCCGCAGACGCTGCGGGCGCGGATGCGGGCGAGGCGGCCTCGAGCGGAGCCGACGCTCCTCCCCGCGCGGGGGCGGGCGGAGCGGTTGCGGCAGTGCGCAGACGCGCAGGGTCGAGTGGCTGCATCAAGTCCAGTCTCCCTCAAGACCTCACCAGGG is part of the Pseudomonadota bacterium genome and encodes:
- a CDS encoding DUF2183 domain-containing protein codes for the protein MQPLDPARLRTAATAPPAPARGGASAPLEAASPASAPAASAGSLDSTASRRAAEPDVSAPREATLPASHAARERHWFLEGVDGFVAYDPKSGEAVHGHPPGARLRHKAPGLDKLRTLSRVAARGVAGEQVTFSAGASSISSASTTNPQGEQRLALTDLPSLSAGSLSGPIALQARHGDLAPASARVLALPTDYDGPIFVTDIDDTLRATKAGALLRGEVQPPLPGARELLEGVAALGVPIVYLSAAPAQLHAVNEAFLKQLPAGILLDHPRYTAENLHPSAEDQAEVQGNYKTEVLAQLQATFPKARLHELGDDRYGDAQAYHRVGEHAYIHNVRPDQRFVPDGFQGTIVDSYHGAFREQLLDRLAEAVAQSASLGGDPSLPSTPRPVVENPEPIEKQPFARRLRHEVSTFMPPMHGAARRVARHVMQRLDMHRRPLELARDLSDQQLAAMPPRGLAVLGDCLLRDLAEKRYGSIDDACAMSRQFVRVLTAR